In Runella sp. SP2, the genomic window ACACGCCACTCTGGCATTCGCCACGCACACAAATGGCCGTATATTGGGTTTGTTGCGTTGGTTTTACGGTAAGGGTTCGACCTTGGTCATTCGTATTCCAAAGCACTGCACCGTTGCAGCTTTCTGCGGTTAACACCACTTCCTCTCCTTGACAGATGACGGTTTTTGATGTTTTTAGAACGGGCGTTACAGGTGGTGCTACTTCGAGCCGTAGGGTACTTTCTACTGCTTTACAAACTGACGATGCACAAAACACCGTATAATTGGTGGATGTTTCGGGTTTGACCGTTATGCTTTTCCCCACTTCTCCCGTTGACCATTTTATTTGCCCGCTGCAATTTCCTCGGGCTGTCAGTGTGCTGCTTTCGCCTTTGCATACTGCCGCTTTTGTGGCAGAAATCAGTAATGGTTCGCCTCCTAGGACGGACACGATGACGTCGTCGGCAAAGCAACTTACGCAACCTTCGGTTCGGCAGGTGGCCGTATATTTTGTGGTGTTGATGGGTTGCACTTGGATGCTCGCCCCCAACATGCCATTCGACCAAATGAAGTTCCCTGCGCAGCTCGTGGCCGTCAGGGTAACAGTATCGCCCAAGCAGACGCTCGTTTTATTGGCTTTTACAACAGGCGTTGCGGGAATCGTAACGGTAATTGGGAGGGTATTTGATGAAGCGCTTTTGCAGCTATCTTTTTGACAATAGGCGGTGTAGGTGGTTGTTTGTGATGGATATACCGTCAGTGGGCTACCTGTTTTGCCATTCGACCAAACCACGGTTCCACTACACCCTGCTGCTTTCAAAATAATCGGCTGCCCAGCACAGGTCACTTGCTTTTCACTACTTATCGTGGGGGCCGACAATCCATCGCAATCTTGCACACTGCTTGCCCAACTGAGCTGAGCTAGGAGTGTTGTCAAGAAAAACAAGCCGATTGGTAATGATATTTTCATAAATAACTGTAAACCCTAAAAATTTTCAGTTAATAAAAATATCATAAATCGTGCCAAAGGCATCTGGACAAAAAAATAGGGAACGCTTTAAGGCGTTCCCCATCCCGTTTTGCCAACGTAAAGATTATATTTTCCTTACCTTCGCTGCATTCACGCCTTTTTTGCCTTCCACAGCCTCAAACTCAACGCGGTCTTTCTCACGAATGACAAGGCCACCTAAAGCAGTCACGTGTACAAAAATTTCTTGTTGTTTGTCGCCCGGTTCGTCAAGTATAATGAAACCATACCCTTTTGCTTCATTAAAAAACTTTACTGTTCCTGTTTGCATTGTACTACTAAAATTAAGAAAAATGAGAAAATAATTTAAGGGATTGATTGCCAATCACCTCATTTATAAGAACATTACAAAGGCCCGACAAGCGTTAGTCAGTGAGTTAAAAAGTAACAAGCTCACTATGAGAAAAATGCCTTGACTATCTTTGCATTGCATTCACAATGAAGTTTTGATGCAACCTTGAAACAAAATTATAAAATAAATGTTACATGTCAAGTTATCTAACTTGTTATTAAAAGGCTTGACATTCACATTTTCGTTCTGTAATTTCGCTTCTAAACTCTTCTAAAACGCTATGTACCGTTTCCGATATTTTATTGAAAACCAAATCTTTGGCGTTTGTTCGAGGTTGGGCGAAGTTCTCAACATTTCGGTCAGCAGCATTCGCCTCTACTTCATTTATGCCTCGTTCCTGACGTTTGGCTCTCCCATCATCATTTATTTAGCCATGGCTTTTTGGATGGAAATTGGCAAACATTTGCGCCGTCACAAAAATCCTACCATTTGGGAATGGTAAGTTACTAATTAGGATATTTTTGTTTTTAAGAACGATTTTACGACTTCCAAGCCACGGTGAAAATGACGATTATTAGGAATAATCAAGTCGGCATCTGCTTTGGAAGGCTTGATGAACTGTTCGTAAGTAGGAAAAACGTGGTTTTCCCAGCGGTAAAGCACGTCGGTCAAATCGTATCCACGTTCCACTTGATCAC contains:
- a CDS encoding PspC domain-containing protein; translation: MYRFRYFIENQIFGVCSRLGEVLNISVSSIRLYFIYASFLTFGSPIIIYLAMAFWMEIGKHLRRHKNPTIWEW
- a CDS encoding cold-shock protein, producing MQTGTVKFFNEAKGYGFIILDEPGDKQQEIFVHVTALGGLVIREKDRVEFEAVEGKKGVNAAKVRKI